Within the Gossypium raimondii isolate GPD5lz chromosome 12, ASM2569854v1, whole genome shotgun sequence genome, the region CATAGCTTTGATGGTTCCGTGGATTATGCCtagattgtaacacccctaacccgtatccgtcgctggaACAGGGTTTAAGAGCATTATcagagtttacagatcaaactcaaatatttcatattgCTTCACATTcatatcaaaaattaataataaattaatcatatcaTCCATTATATGAGCCATCGAGgcctaaaacatgcattagaaacaaatcgggactgaATCGGAATCTCAGAGAACTTTtcgtgaaattttaaaaattttctaaggtGCAAGACACACATGCCTGTGTGGACaggtcgtgtggctcacacggccaagtgacacgcacgtgtcttaggctgtgtaactctctgacttgggtcatacggccaagtcatatgcccgtgtgctaggccgtatgaaaattttaattttcattaattaggTGCagggctcacacggccaagccacatgcccgtgtgccaggccgtgtgatcaaatctgagcattctgttttgaaatttttaagatgcaggggacacacggctaagacacacgcccatgtctctacctgtatggacaaaataaggtcatttctGAGCCTTATTCCTCACTCAATTTCACCTTCCACCTACATAAACACTTAAACACATTCGCTAACCAATTTAAGACATTTAAAGcaagccaaaaccaagtctTATGCATGATATTTCATCACATGTATTCATATATTCAATCTTACCTAATTGatcaaaattcacatttatgcATACTTTATCAATTATGCTATCTCCATTCATTCATCCATATGTTTACCACcattaaaccatttcaatttcacacatGAAACATGTTAAGgccatatatatacacatctcaaaatataccaaacacaagccataccaatggctagttacaaccaaaatatttaaaatgccaACAATGGCTaagttaacctatacatgccattataaccaaaattagtttcaTAATTGTACCGAAATGGGCcggtggatagtgtgagtgatctcCGCCAAATTTCCAACCTAACGAGCCTCCAAGTACTATAAGGcagaggaaaataaaatagagtaagcatataatgcttagtaagttcgtataacagaaattaacttaccatacATTTACACTTAAGGTAAGCATATAAAATTACATCCAATATAATTTGGCAAATAGCCTAACACACATAACCTCAACAAACaagttagtcatgtatttcatacgaataacaataataaggatgagctcatcaatcatatTTCCatatgttttcaaatatatacagataatgattcattttgatttccTATGTTCTCGAGTCAGAATTCCACCcattgaatcatttgaaatctcgaTGGATTCATGGGTAGTACACACAAAGTGTACACTATTATAAATCTGTCAATTCACATTTGGGAGTACTTTTACAAGCACATAAACAGAAAGTTCACTCTCAAGaaatataacaggaagctcatgtgagccatgtaacgagAAGCTTATCCAGGcaatataacgggaagctcacaaagagcttataacgggtagctccgaagagcaaTTAATTAGGAAGCACCGAATATCCATATAACAAGAAGTTCAAGCAAGTaataacaggaagctcacaaagagcctctaatcgggaagctcacaaagagccataTACGaaacgctcataagagctgcggtgtACCTATAACACATGTAGGGTCACAaccgatcgggatgctccgaaaAGCTATTAACGAGAAGTTCgtaagaaccatataacgggaagcttgagAGGGCTTATAACGGGACCCTCTTTCAAGCTACGGtatgtccgcaacatatgcaggagcATAACCAATCGGGAACTCTGTATCCaatcaaatttcattcattcaaacgggacttaataTTTATCGGTTACTTTTCGGATATTTGATcgcattttatatatatgactATTAcacaaatcacatacatatcattcaattcaagcatataattacacaattaagttacacgaacttacctcgataatgCTTGTAACTTGTATGCTACTAATctgttactttttcttttcctcgatccaattccGTTTTTAGTCTATCcagatctatacgagtaaatttaactcaatttaatataatttcatactcaattcaatccaatgcacatcttaggaaaaattatcatttttcccctatacttttaattaatgatgattttgtccctaggcttagaaaacaaaattcatgcaatttaatccttattccaaacCTAGccaattttaacatataacaatagcagcccatgtatttcataaaaactagaattttttcataaattttatatatttacaatttaatccctaaatcacattttcatcaaaattccttttaacaaaagttatttatctatcgacaacctttcattttctaccatgaaacttcataattcatgcatactcattcatggaaaaaccctagtactttgataactttacaaataaatccccaagatagctagattaggttattacgatctcgaaaatataaaatactaaaaacgggacaagattacttacccaattaagccaagtaagcttgcttgaacttttttctcttagctagggtttccataaaaaaatttgggaaagatgatgaaaaagatgatatttttatcatttaatcaattatcatcttttaatatcttttatttccaatttcatcattttctttaattaaatttccatggatgaatcatcatccttatctactaacttctcttaatggtctatttgtcaTATGAGGACCTCAAactttgaattccatagctatttgatacatatagctactagaactcaacttttgcattctatccaatttggtcattttatcaattaaacatgtcatcggtaaaattttcttaacaaaattttcatacgacatttctatcataatgcagaccaaaaactaatattaaaataattttctttttggactcaaatttgtggtctcgaaaccactgtttcagtttcactgaaaacgggctgttacatagATTTTCATTTGACCAACATCAATGGTCCAAAGGCCTCCGTGGGTTCCACTGTCTTTTCCTTTTTCGATGGCTTTTTCTCTGTCAAGTCCATACCCCTTGCTGCGTCATTCACTGGTCTAGAGCTAGGGTAGGAGTTTTACATGTGACCAAACCTTCCACAAGAGAAACACACTAACAGAAGAGATTCAAATTCAACCCTTTGAACCACACCGTTGACCAGGATCTGGGATATAAGAGATTTCCCAAATCAATGAACATTGCCATCCGGGAAAATTTGCCCCTCGAACCCTTTTCTATCTGGAAATCAAGTTTAGTGACCTTACCTATCAGTCTCCTTATTTCCTCCAGAACACGCAGTTTGTAAAAATAACCAAGAAGACCGGGCAACCAGACCCAAATCATAGTTTTACTAGGAAAGGCCTGAAGGGGGTTAAGTTCCGAAGTCCACGGTTGAACTATGAGATAATGCCCAAACACGATCCATGGTCCCTGGGTAAGAACTTTTTCATAGTCCTCATGgctttgaaatttaattaggaAGTACCCATTCTCCACATCCATTATATGAAACTGTTGCGATGGTTTCCAAAGAGATTAGATCCTATTTTGCAGCATGGTATAAGACAAATTCTGACCTAATAATTTAACCACCATTGTGGTTGCCAtatcttttaaaagaatttgttggAACCTTTCAGAGAAATTGATTGTATTAATGGAAGACTTTGTGATGTTGTCCTCAATAAACTCAAGGTCTTCATCACAACCAGATCTGGGTAGCCCTCAGCTCATAACTATATCTCTCCAAAATAAACCTAGTGTTAGGGTTGGATCTACTGCCATGTCACAGTTCTCATTTGAGTCCAAGTCCTTGAACCAGACTTTTTTAGTGTTTCGATCAGTCTAGTTATCACTTCCACCTTCCTCAGTCATCACACAGAGAATTTAGAGCTTTTTTTTCATAATGTGGTGCATACACTTGGGATTCAAACTTATCTTTTTTATCACTagacataaaaatttattaaaatttagttttcttttaaaacaattGTACccaaaactattaaatataagaattggtaaagtaaataaaaaaaacattcctAATACTTTTAAATTAGAGATAAAGGAATTTTTATGTATTGTTTTTATCTCGTCCCTGAGACACATTAGTTTTGTAATAATGGACAGTACATCAAATATGAACATTTATAGTCTCTAAATTGTAATTGTAAGTACATGTTTAAGTTTCTTTACatttattatgattaatatattttaggaTTTAACATTATGAAGTTTTGTAGGTTATTATGGAAGGATAAAATCATTGGTTTTTAATCCAACGCATTTGTTCGAGAGATCCATTTCGGTGGCTGACGTCAAATGTTGTAGTTTGTATTCATGATATTTCACGTTCTTTCCGATTCCTTATTTTCTTAAGATAAGATATTTTCTCCAATATGGTTCAATTGGAGCTTTtgtgacttcttcttttataattaatgattcTCTCAGGGGAAAAAACCAAGGAAACTTCCCATTATTGATCTAAATTGTTTccaagaaactaaaattttagaacCAAGAAAGATTGGGAGGTCAACTCTTTTTGGAGAAGTCTTCGAAGTGTCATCTGTCTGGAGCCATGGATCCTTAAACAGGTCTATATTGTCCTAGAGTCAAACTAATGTTTTGTCTCTCAACTCTGCGGAGAGCTCAAGTACCTAAATAGGTTGCTTAAAAAGGCAATGGCAGGGATCACACCAAGGGGTAGGTAGGGGCCTTACCCCCtctcaaaatggaaaaattacttTGTAGCCccttcaaaaaatttgaaattaaaatttaatacaatggtaaaattacaatttgatcctttaaaatggtaaattttcagtttaatctcattaaaaattcttaaataatatattaataaaatgataaaattatactttaacccctaaaataaatttttggattCATCCCCAAGCAACAGATGCACTAAGCAGGAACGTCTCGTGTGGAAGGGTCGTGCATAGCTAAGAATAATATTGAATGTGTTAAAGGGTCTACTAGCTTTGAACAAACGATACTTCAAAAATTTCTCCCtgaaaattcagaaatatcaacatatatatacatgtaactATCCTTTATTTCAAAGGAAGATAACGAGAAACAAGAGAGGAGAGCCGCTATTTCACCATCGTCACTTGACATTTGATTAAGATGAcggtttgtattttttttccatgGACAAGTTAAGTTGGCAACCGGCAGCTTGACAatgaaatttaaccaaattttaaaggTGGAGTAGGCCCTTTTTGAATACTAATTGAGTTGACAAAATAACCCacaaatgtttgaaatttaaaacgTGAATAAAACTTATCCTTTAATATACTCTCACATGTTTTTGCCTAAagaatgaaaaagttaaaaaagcaATCAAGATAAAGAAGGTATCCATGAGATTTGGTTAGCCCTGTTCGATTCGAGTTGTTTGTCAATTTTTGTGGGCAAGATTAGAGATGAATCTTATGGTCGAAATtaatttgtgagattttgagagttaaaataaaaaatttatcattttactaaTTATAACATTGTAAACTTGAAGGGTTTAAATGGTAATATAACCAAATGCGGAGCCAAGGCCAAAACATCTAAGGAGAAGTCAAAATGTTGCTTTAAGAAAgatcaaagtgtaattttaccatcaTAATAACTTGTTTTTTCATAGTTAACCATTTGGGGTTAAAAGGGCAAGGCCACTACTTACTCTATCTTCGACCCTAAGGACATTTTAAGTTTACATCATTTCAATTGATTTGTTCGAGTTAATTTATGTGTAAACAATTTTGagatcaaatttgaatatttaattttttataattaaatcaaactgaatcatattcaaatttgaattaatcaaaattgaCACTTCCGTTACAAATGGTGGATTTTGAGCGGGGGATAGTGGATTCTGGTCTCATCACCGACGACGACCTACTTTTCTTTTCGGTGgatttacattaatataaatatagctctaatggaataataaaaataccttTAACCACCCCTTGATGAGTCCAacaatgattaaataatatacCATATAGTTTTCTAATTATaaaatctttccttttcttattaaattattttaatcgtATTGTATTTCtcatatatgtaaattttaaaacgatctaatatctctatcatatcgatctaaataatatatattaatatttattgaatggttgaattttttgacataaaataaataattaaaattttgatttacattcaatgtgacattcatggtttatacaaatgaaatataattatattaaaataattctgcaaataatttattaagattttaattaataaacatgttttaaattcaacaaattcaacTAGGTCTAAATCATTCAAGCACATAATATCACCTttgaggtaaaagtatcatggatgTTGTACTAAAAGTCAGATTGCATTCTgttctatttattaaaaaattaagtaaattattctttgtatgttagatcaaaaagcaaatTCATCGTTATGTGGttgataaaataatcaaacagtTATACACGGTGTGCCATGTATACCTCATGTTGAGATACATATCTCACTGACTAACTTTTAaccatataaataaatgaaatttttaatagaatgattaATTGGGTCGAGTTGAATTGAGAGagttaaattgatttttcaattttctttcttaaagGACCTTTTATAACATGACTTGATCCAAATTGATTGGATTAAACAAAtttgttgatatatatatttgtgtattttttGTACAACTTTTGTAATTACTTCAATTGAATCACTACAAAGATCAATCATCTAAAACAAAGAATTAGATGGATAACCAGTCCATATTGGAATCCCAGTAACCATACCATAATCTCTTCGTCCATCAATGGGAATTCCCAGCCCTATCGTCGCCGCATTACCACCACCAGCAGCCGCAGCCTGTGAAGAACAATCCTGCAAAGGCTCTTTTACTCTCAATGAAACATTAATAATCCCATTCTTCAACCCCTTGGGATCCCTTAACCTGTAACTCAAGAATTGCAAACAAGTCGCCGGCGAATACCCTCCGACGAAATCCATCACCGGTATCCTCGCTAACCCCACCGTTTTTTCCCCTCTGGACCCCTTGCATTTGACTAGGAGGGTTACAAACCGCGTCTGTAACGGCATTTCCATCACCAGCTTGTCGTTCCACGAAGGGTAGCTGCCTCCTTCTCCGTCGACCTTGCTCGCCTTGTTGTTGAAAGGGTCGACCGAAACGACGACGTAGGCGTTCTTTTTCACCGGTTTGTTGTCGATTCTCAGGTCTTCTGCTGATAAAACCGTGATCTCTAGAGTGCGAGACTTGGTCtccattaaattaattaaaccaaagaagAATCAAAGAAGGTTTCTaagaaatttttgggtttttaattaaaattttagaggcTATGGCTTATGAGAAGAAAGGCTCCTAagggatatatatatacataatacacaCACATATAGGAAGTTAATatgaaaggaagaagaaagagggAGGGTGCTTCAGGTTAAGACTTGAATATTTTACACCCAAGACTATTGAATATAATAAAGGattaatttcatcataaatCCTCAAACTATACGTCAGATTTTAAACTGGTTCTTGAATTTAAAAACGAATGAGCTTAACCTAGCTCTAAACTTAAGCACTAAATGCTAGCTCGAATTTAACATATAGATCAAATTTTAATCTAGTAAATTTTAATGGAACtagttttctttaatcaaattcaaaagttaTAGACTTATAGTAGGTAGACATGTAATtgaaattagaataataacAAAATGTCCTTAATGCTTACACTTTTTTGACAAATTAGcacctcttcttcttctttttctttgagtAGTTTTGCCTtcatcatttcaatttcatgacaaatttgtttgatttttagcaaaattaataatagtgCCTACGTGGCATAATTGTGTGTCAATATTGAATTGATATAGTTTAAACGatgttggttttttttatacaatgtctagaactactCATAACTCCTCATCAACacttaaatagaaagataaataTACTTTAATGCACTTGAATCCACATCCCCTTACACCGACAACAATACCAATATTAGCCGAGctaaaacaattttgttttaaatgataaaaattgtaGATCCGAATATCTAACCTAGAATCAGAAAGggtaaaaattgatataaactctaATATTCTAAGTACAAATACTCAATACCCCCAGGactctagtttttttttttttaatttcatatataaaacaaCATCATTTTAACcatggaaattaaaaatttacacaGTTTCATGGGACATCAACCCAGtacattattaaaatgttttaaaatttaggactaatttgaatttgCATCATGGTTAACGGGTGCTGCGTGTCAAAGTGCGGTTATTCAATTTTGGCGTGTGCTGCgtttttaattttctactatAAAGTTTCTAGCGACGGCCGCCGTAAaagcaaaaattttaatatttaatttaaaggaaactatattaataatcacctgtaaattattttttgtcacctaattatgaaaaattactgAATGTTTACTTAACTATTCGAATTTTTCGTTTTTGGTCAAAAGTCGTTACATTATTAATGGGAATATAACTTGTCACTtgtagcttttaaaattgagataatagcaactttaatcattagtatttatataatgtgtcaatttagtcttgattttaaaattttaacactcaacatttatatattgtgtaatttggtcattttgtaATTCtacttttctttgtgatattgaaggttaattttaaaagaataagaaaagatgaaaattgttatcttaaaattttgagtgtttctatttttggtatattttcaatcaaatttagcttataaatttttttagctttttaggtgATAAGGtcacaaagaaaagtaaaactacaaaaaaaaagagatcaaattacacaatgtataaatattgagggttaaagttgctatctttccatttttaaaagttgtcgtgtgaccaaaaaaaaaaacttactaatagttggataacacaatgtataaatgtttggGAAGTAAGAAGCCCCTTTGACATCTCTTCATCTGCAAAGAATTCTCGGTGTGAAAACACAAAGACAGAGGGCTGATCTTTGAATGGGAAAAAGAGTGGATCCGTAGGATCCCAAATGAATTGGCTTATCCGAAAAAAGCCTTATTCTTTGGAAGATCTATCTCGTGCCTAGTACTGCATGGTTCCACTCTTCAAGAATGTCGAATCATTCTCTTGAAGCTCATCCTTTTCATCATAAATGATCCGCTTGCCTCGAAATGACCCGGCCTAATAGGGAAATCCCAATTCATTTGGCCTTTCGATATAATCAAATAGAAAGCCCCAAGGGCGCCATATCTTGTTCATGGCCCGACC harbors:
- the LOC105763831 gene encoding BON1-associated protein 2-like, whose protein sequence is METKSRTLEITVLSAEDLRIDNKPVKKNAYVVVSVDPFNNKASKVDGEGGSYPSWNDKLVMEMPLQTRFVTLLVKCKGSRGEKTVGLARIPVMDFVGGYSPATCLQFLSYRLRDPKGLKNGIINVSLRVKEPLQDCSSQAAAAGGGNAATIGLGIPIDGRRDYGMVTGIPIWTGYPSNSLF